A single window of Dermacentor albipictus isolate Rhodes 1998 colony chromosome 1, USDA_Dalb.pri_finalv2, whole genome shotgun sequence DNA harbors:
- the LOC135899327 gene encoding adrenocorticotropic hormone receptor-like, with protein sequence MESNGSVPRWSFGEDQRAVYAIAVPVLLVGCSLAFVFNAGVLLSLRWLRRPVSPTLCFSLSLTFADAYSALLLATGLVLNSYLPVYGVSLGSQAHCIVLVLEVFRLSGLLASAFHLLALAVNHYVGILRPLHYAAMVTRQSSELAIAVLWALPVLVFLVYFASVPGQGLQSPGCVQVDFVRGRAFSLTLLALFSSPLAVMTFIYSHIFVIIRRHRAGLVSFPSARQLNRNVKAAYTTLWILGTYLVGWMPAVAFIVLTCTDCALPIYDLPMRTRMTLGILTNALIISKGLIDPFIYAARMFEVKEALQNMLHCRPRSTKSMHRRSLLATKTDTLTSSLRMIQLRRESFIVAKPRPDICRCSRA encoded by the coding sequence ATGGAGAGCAACGGCTCGGTCCCGCGCTGGTCGTTTGGCGAGGACCAGCGCGCCGTGTACGCGATCGCCGTGCCCGTGCTTCTTGTCGGCTGCTCGCTGGCGTTCGTCTTCAACGCGGGCGTGCTGCTCTCGCTGCGCTGGCTGCGGCGGCCGGTGTCACCCACGCTCTGCTTCAGCCTCTCCCTGACATTCGCCGACGCCTACTCGGCcctgctgctggctaccggcTTGGTCCTCAACAGCTACCTGCCCGTGTACGGCGTCTCGCTGGGTTCCCAGGCGCACTGCATAGTGCTCGTCCTCGAGGTATTTCGCCTGTCGGGCCTGCTGGCGTCCGCGTTCCATCTGCTTGCGCTCGCCGTGAACCATTACGTAGGCATCCTGCGGCCCCTCCACTATGCCGCCATGGTCACACGGCAATCTTCGGAGCTGGCCATCGCCGTGCTGTGGGCACTTCCTGTGCTCGTGTTCCTCGTCTACTTCGCCTCGGTTCCCGGCCAGGGGCTTCAGTCGCCCGGCTGCGTCCAAGTGGACTTCGTGCGTGGCCGCGCCTTCAGCCTCACGCTGCTTGCGCTCTTCTCGTCACCGTTGGCCGTCATGACGTTCATTTACTCTCACATCTTTGTCATCATACGGCGCCATCGGGCGGGCCTGGTCAGCTTCCCATCGGCTCGGCAGCTAAACCGCAATGTCAAAGCTGCCTATACGACGCTCTGGATCCTGGGCACGTACCTTGTCGGCTGGATGCCTGCCGTTGCATTCATCGTCCTAACCTGCACTGACTGCGCTTTGCCAATCTACGACCTGCCTATGAGGACGCGCATGACCCTCGGCATTCTCACCAATGCGCTCATCATCTCCAAGGGCCTCATAGACCCGTTCATTTACGCGGCACGCATGTTCGAGGTCAAAGAGGCCCTGCAGAATATGCTTCACTGCCGACCTCGCAGCACCAAGAGCATGCACCGGCGCTCTCTCCTCGCCACGAAGACAGACACTCTAACGTCCAGCCTGCGCATGATTCAGCTACGCAGGGAGTCGTTCATTGTGGCTAAACCCAGGCCGGACATATGTCGTTGCTCGAGAGCCTGA